A region of Micromonospora chokoriensis DNA encodes the following proteins:
- a CDS encoding ABC transporter ATP-binding protein: MTTPTPTPALRLIGLSKAFGDKRAVDHVDLEVPGGSFFGLVGPNGAGKTTSLSMAVGLLRPDSGRAEIFGVDVWADPVRAKGLIGVLPDSLGMPERLTGREVLTYLGLLRGMEPEAVAKRSQELLEVLELDRADSTLVLEYSTGMRKKIGLATALLHAPKLLVLDEPLEAVDPVSAATIKVILQRFVAAGGSVVFSSHVMPVVEQLCDHVAVVTGGRVVASGPLDEVRGGSTLENRFVDLVGGQPVSAGELSWLAS, translated from the coding sequence GTGACAACCCCGACACCCACGCCGGCTCTGCGGCTCATCGGGCTGTCCAAGGCATTCGGTGACAAGCGCGCCGTCGATCACGTCGACCTGGAGGTGCCGGGCGGCTCGTTCTTCGGGCTGGTCGGTCCCAACGGGGCCGGCAAGACCACCTCGCTGTCCATGGCCGTCGGGCTGCTGCGCCCGGACAGCGGTCGCGCCGAGATCTTCGGTGTCGACGTCTGGGCCGACCCGGTCCGCGCCAAGGGGCTGATCGGCGTCCTCCCCGACAGCCTCGGCATGCCGGAGCGGCTCACCGGCCGGGAGGTGCTCACCTACCTGGGTCTGCTGCGGGGGATGGAACCCGAGGCGGTCGCCAAGCGCAGCCAGGAGCTGCTGGAGGTCCTCGAACTCGACCGGGCCGACAGCACCCTGGTCCTCGAATACTCGACCGGCATGCGGAAGAAGATCGGCCTGGCCACGGCGCTGCTGCACGCGCCGAAGCTGCTGGTCCTCGACGAGCCCCTGGAGGCCGTCGACCCCGTCTCGGCGGCGACGATCAAGGTGATCCTCCAGCGGTTCGTCGCCGCCGGCGGCTCGGTGGTCTTCTCCAGTCACGTCATGCCCGTCGTCGAACAGCTCTGCGACCATGTCGCGGTCGTCACCGGCGGCCGGGTGGTCGCCTCCGGCCCGCTCGACGAGGTCCGCGGCGGCAGCACCCTGGAGAACCGGTTCGTCGACCTGGTCGGCGGCCAGCCGGTGAGCGCGGGGGAGCTGTCATGGTTGGCATCCTGA
- a CDS encoding thioesterase II family protein has protein sequence MTTATVDTSLWLRRFHPKPDAPVRLVCLPHAGGSASYYHPVSRALTGVEVLAVQYPGRQDRRAEPCIDTVHGLATRVAEQVATLADRPIALFGHSMGASVAFEVARLLEEDGIVLKHLFASGRRAPSRHRDEHIHQLGDNGLIAEMRRLNGTEGKLLDDDELIRMIIGAIRNDYKAAETYVYRPGPPLSCPITVLTGDSDPKVTVDEADSWRTHTTGPYAMKVYRGGHFYLNNHQTDILETIVDRLTSG, from the coding sequence ATCACCACTGCCACTGTCGACACGAGCCTGTGGCTGCGCCGGTTCCACCCGAAGCCGGACGCGCCGGTGCGTCTGGTCTGCCTGCCGCACGCCGGCGGATCGGCCAGTTACTATCACCCGGTCTCGCGCGCCCTGACCGGCGTCGAGGTGCTCGCGGTGCAGTATCCCGGCCGGCAAGACCGTCGCGCCGAGCCGTGCATCGACACCGTTCACGGCCTGGCCACCCGGGTCGCGGAGCAGGTCGCCACCCTCGCCGACCGCCCGATCGCCCTGTTCGGTCACAGCATGGGAGCCTCGGTCGCCTTCGAGGTGGCCCGGCTCCTGGAGGAGGACGGCATCGTCCTGAAGCATCTGTTCGCCTCCGGGCGGCGCGCGCCGTCACGTCACCGCGACGAGCACATCCACCAGTTGGGTGACAACGGCCTGATCGCGGAGATGCGCCGGCTCAACGGCACCGAGGGCAAACTGCTCGACGACGACGAGCTGATCCGGATGATCATCGGGGCGATCCGCAACGACTACAAGGCCGCGGAGACCTACGTGTACCGGCCCGGTCCGCCGTTGTCCTGCCCGATCACCGTCCTGACCGGCGATTCCGACCCGAAGGTGACAGTGGACGAGGCCGACTCCTGGCGGACGCACACCACCGGCCCCTACGCCATGAAAGTTTATAGGGGTGGTCACTTCTACCTGAACAACCACCAGACGGACATACTGGAGACCATTGTGGATCGCCTGACGTCAGGCTGA